In Opitutaceae bacterium TAV5, one genomic interval encodes:
- a CDS encoding ABC transporter, giving the protein MTDTRPQPPLVRFDRIVKRFGKGPAVIDGIDLTARRGDFVSLIGPSGCGKSTVLKLMSGLLPLSEGEIIIDGMTPVNARSELFYVFQEPTLLPWLTVQSNVEMPLKILGRPAHERAAAAGKALAQVGLTERAAFYPLQLSGGQKMRVSIARALSVSPTLLLMDEPFGALDEMSRDHLNEELLAIREQHSWTVFFVTHSVAEAVFLSNRIVVLAANPGRVHTEVAIDLPYPRTEETRSSARYQQLVAEVSRLLRSVERLRHVS; this is encoded by the coding sequence ATGACCGACACGCGCCCCCAGCCTCCGCTCGTCCGCTTCGACCGTATCGTAAAACGCTTCGGCAAGGGCCCTGCCGTGATCGACGGCATCGACCTCACCGCCCGGCGCGGCGATTTCGTTTCCCTGATCGGCCCCAGCGGTTGCGGCAAGTCCACCGTGCTCAAACTGATGTCCGGCCTGCTTCCGCTGTCCGAAGGCGAGATCATCATCGACGGCATGACTCCCGTGAACGCCCGCAGCGAACTTTTTTATGTGTTCCAGGAGCCGACCCTGCTTCCCTGGCTCACGGTGCAGTCCAACGTCGAGATGCCGCTCAAGATCCTCGGCCGTCCCGCCCACGAGCGCGCCGCCGCCGCGGGCAAGGCCCTCGCCCAGGTCGGCCTGACCGAACGCGCGGCCTTCTATCCCTTGCAACTCTCGGGCGGACAGAAGATGCGTGTATCCATTGCCCGGGCACTTTCCGTCTCGCCCACACTGCTGCTGATGGACGAGCCCTTCGGCGCTCTCGACGAGATGTCGCGCGACCACCTCAACGAGGAACTGCTGGCCATCCGCGAGCAGCACTCGTGGACGGTTTTTTTCGTCACCCATTCGGTGGCCGAGGCGGTGTTTCTCTCCAACCGCATCGTCGTGCTCGCCGCCAATCCCGGACGCGTCCACACCGAGGTCGCGATCGACCTGCCCTATCCCCGCACCGAGGAAACCCGTTCCTCTGCCCGCTACCAGCAACTCGTCGCCGAGGTTTCCCGCCTGCTCCGCTCGGTCGAACGCCTCAGGCACGTCTCCTGA
- a CDS encoding AraC family transcriptional regulator has product MQIICDTSITHFRNIILGARHYAFTHTHILLDDRWLLQDQSGLRSMVEEEGIHGIIAQVRDRRFEQRLLELDIPVVTVTNSLPNPRLSMAKQDDVAIGRVAADHLLGRHCTAYACWGQTQAPYSRDNLLGFRSRLREHGLDCVIGESPSVLKESGLALIRRMQTWLRELPRPLGVFAVLDTYGLHLMKAARRLGWQIPGDMAVLGVGDDEFWTDFEVTPLSSIKLPSRQTGYESARLLDDLCCGRIRRPYTRLLSDAVYEMAPRKSTDIVFVKDPVVVKAVGYIREHALEDIYVGDVMKAAGVSRPALQKRFKAAIGCSILKEIQRERIARVKLLLRTTDMKLPAIAEACRFLSLPRLHSLFRKFTGQTPGQYRNIFRRMALG; this is encoded by the coding sequence ATCCAGATCATTTGCGACACCAGCATCACCCACTTCCGGAACATTATTCTGGGGGCCAGGCATTATGCGTTCACGCACACGCATATCCTGCTCGACGACAGGTGGCTGCTTCAGGACCAGAGCGGACTGCGATCGATGGTGGAGGAGGAAGGCATCCACGGCATCATCGCGCAGGTGCGGGACCGGCGGTTTGAGCAGAGGCTCCTCGAACTGGATATCCCGGTGGTTACGGTTACCAACAGCCTGCCTAATCCGCGACTCTCCATGGCCAAGCAGGACGATGTGGCGATCGGCCGTGTGGCGGCCGACCATCTGCTGGGCCGCCACTGTACCGCCTACGCCTGCTGGGGACAGACACAGGCGCCGTATTCGCGAGACAACCTGCTGGGGTTTCGTTCACGCCTGAGGGAACACGGTCTGGATTGTGTCATCGGCGAGAGCCCGAGCGTGCTGAAGGAGTCGGGGCTGGCTCTCATCCGGCGCATGCAAACGTGGCTGCGGGAACTTCCCCGGCCGCTGGGAGTCTTCGCCGTGCTTGATACATACGGCCTGCATCTGATGAAGGCCGCGCGCCGTCTCGGCTGGCAGATACCAGGGGACATGGCAGTGCTGGGCGTGGGTGATGACGAGTTCTGGACGGATTTCGAGGTCACCCCGCTGTCAAGCATCAAGCTCCCGTCGCGACAGACTGGATACGAGTCGGCCCGGCTTCTGGACGACTTGTGCTGCGGACGTATCCGGCGCCCGTATACCCGGCTACTAAGCGATGCCGTTTATGAGATGGCCCCGCGCAAATCGACGGATATCGTGTTTGTGAAGGACCCGGTGGTGGTAAAGGCCGTGGGTTACATCCGCGAGCATGCGCTCGAGGACATTTACGTCGGCGACGTAATGAAGGCGGCCGGGGTATCCCGGCCCGCCCTCCAGAAGCGTTTCAAGGCAGCCATCGGTTGCTCCATACTGAAGGAGATCCAGCGGGAACGGATCGCCCGTGTGAAGCTGCTCCTGCGGACGACGGACATGAAATTGCCGGCAATCGCCGAGGCCTGCCGTTTTCTCAGCCTTCCCCGGTTGCACAGTCTGTTTCGGAAATTCACGGGACAAACGCCAGGGCAGTACAGGAACATATTCCGCCGAATGGCGCTTGGTTAA
- a CDS encoding Peptidase S15, whose translation MITLPENAVSGVSFEGGALARMRDGVRLVADIYRPAPTPAAPGPWPVLLMRQPYGRDIASTVVYAHPVWFARRGFMVVVQDVRGRGDSEGEFYAFRHESEDGYDTVLWAAGLPGSNGRVGMYGFSYQASTQLLAALARPAPLRALAPHMTAFDLYSGWFYRDGLLQLSTTVGWAGQMLREDSRRLHSPAEPALDENWLASGRLSHHLPVRDAPALTHPGLPSYGGDWLRHPAYDDYWREFDLLRRVGDLGLPMFHLSGWYDFYLRGSVDGYRAMAASHPHQFLLASPWVHIPWGPAVGGAHFGPAAEPVVDELMAAWFHHWLDHEKPSGPPPLAGCRYFLLGENAWRDAPSWPPPGSGPQSWFLAGGGRANSRFGDGRLSTDGPSGPDDLFTYDPEVPVLAPGGNVNGHATFGPHDLSAQQQGNNLLVYTSPPLAADLVVAGDPVCTLHVQSSAAETAFVARLSRVLPDGKAIFLTLGAARVRARDGAEVRIALDPVAVRFAAGERIRLDVASSAFPLLIRHPDTLTDPASVSRAGDFVRALQITRHDSDHPSRLELPTLPA comes from the coding sequence ATGATCACCCTTCCCGAGAATGCGGTTTCCGGCGTGAGTTTCGAGGGGGGCGCCCTCGCCCGCATGCGCGACGGCGTCCGCCTCGTCGCCGACATTTACCGTCCCGCGCCGACCCCGGCTGCGCCCGGCCCCTGGCCCGTGCTCCTGATGCGCCAGCCCTACGGCCGCGACATCGCCTCGACCGTGGTTTACGCGCATCCCGTCTGGTTCGCCCGGCGCGGATTCATGGTCGTGGTGCAGGACGTGCGCGGCCGCGGCGACAGCGAGGGCGAGTTTTACGCCTTTCGCCACGAAAGCGAGGACGGGTACGACACCGTCCTCTGGGCCGCCGGCCTGCCCGGTTCCAACGGCCGCGTGGGCATGTACGGCTTTTCCTACCAGGCCTCCACGCAACTGCTGGCCGCACTCGCGCGCCCCGCCCCGCTCAGGGCGCTCGCGCCGCACATGACGGCGTTCGACCTGTATTCGGGCTGGTTCTACCGCGACGGCCTGCTCCAGCTCTCCACCACCGTCGGCTGGGCTGGCCAGATGCTGCGCGAGGACTCCCGCCGCCTGCACTCCCCCGCCGAACCGGCGCTCGATGAAAACTGGCTCGCCTCCGGCCGCCTCTCCCACCACCTGCCCGTGCGCGACGCCCCTGCGCTGACGCATCCCGGCCTGCCATCCTACGGCGGCGACTGGCTGCGGCATCCGGCCTACGACGATTACTGGCGGGAATTCGACCTGCTGCGACGCGTCGGCGATCTCGGCCTGCCCATGTTTCACCTGAGCGGCTGGTACGATTTTTACCTGCGCGGCTCGGTCGACGGCTACCGGGCCATGGCGGCGAGTCACCCGCACCAGTTCCTGCTGGCCTCTCCCTGGGTGCATATCCCGTGGGGGCCGGCGGTCGGCGGCGCCCATTTCGGGCCGGCGGCCGAGCCCGTCGTGGACGAGCTGATGGCCGCCTGGTTTCACCACTGGCTCGACCACGAAAAGCCATCCGGCCCGCCCCCGCTCGCGGGTTGCCGTTATTTCCTGCTCGGCGAAAACGCCTGGCGCGACGCGCCCTCGTGGCCTCCGCCGGGATCCGGTCCGCAATCCTGGTTTCTGGCGGGAGGGGGGCGGGCCAATTCCCGTTTCGGCGACGGACGGCTCTCGACCGACGGGCCGTCCGGCCCCGACGACCTGTTCACCTACGATCCCGAGGTGCCCGTGCTCGCGCCCGGCGGCAACGTCAACGGCCACGCGACCTTCGGCCCGCACGACCTTTCCGCCCAGCAGCAGGGCAACAACCTGCTCGTCTACACCTCGCCTCCGCTGGCCGCGGACCTGGTGGTGGCGGGCGATCCGGTCTGCACGCTGCACGTGCAGTCGAGCGCTGCGGAAACCGCGTTCGTCGCGCGCCTGTCGCGGGTATTGCCCGACGGCAAGGCGATCTTCCTCACGCTGGGCGCGGCCCGCGTCCGCGCCCGCGACGGCGCCGAGGTGCGCATCGCGCTCGATCCCGTGGCGGTGCGCTTCGCGGCCGGCGAACGCATCCGGCTCGACGTCGCCAGCTCCGCCTTCCCGCTGCTCATCCGCCATCCCGACACACTCACCGATCCCGCTTCCGTAAGCCGGGCGGGCGACTTCGTCCGCGCCCTGCAAATTACAAGACATGATTCCGACCATCCTTCACGCCTCGAACTCCCGACACTCCCGGCCTGA
- a CDS encoding FAD-linked oxidase, producing MSVIPDSLPSRLADLVGESGVIRGGTLLETLSRDFYWYSPVLKRQLDDKRADLVVRPGSMDELRGVLSACFAARVPVVPRGGGTGNYGQCVPLYGGVVVDLSRLDRILEITTDGVLRCEPGARLGVIEPEARKHGWELRCLPSTWVKSSLGGFFCGGSGGVGSVTWGGIASPGNVKSVTLMTCEAGPRLIRLEEADCTRALHTYGTTGFMVEIEMRLAPRVAWEQLAFAGDDWDRLIDWTDGVGRDASVRKRLVTMFESPVPSFFKPLGKYYRPGEHGTFLLVENTQADAVAAAAQAAGIRLAHRIPLADPPKPPYFTDYTWNHTTLWAMKADPAITYLQCGYGDEFRTRIKTLRERFPGEILQHLEWVASGVRYIDGDPQRITGDNIRVSGIPLIRFSTEERLREIIDCCAEIGVFVANPHTFKLEEGGRHPDLEAKRELKAEADPAGLLNPGKMASYANNPFVEPAA from the coding sequence ATGTCCGTCATCCCTGACTCTCTTCCCTCCCGACTGGCCGACCTCGTCGGCGAATCCGGCGTGATCCGCGGAGGCACGTTGCTGGAAACGCTTTCCCGGGATTTTTACTGGTATTCTCCGGTCCTGAAACGCCAGCTTGACGACAAGCGGGCCGACCTCGTGGTGCGCCCCGGCTCCATGGACGAATTGCGCGGCGTGCTCTCCGCCTGCTTCGCCGCCCGCGTGCCGGTCGTGCCCCGGGGTGGAGGCACCGGCAACTACGGCCAGTGCGTGCCCCTGTACGGCGGCGTGGTCGTCGATCTTTCGCGCCTCGACCGTATCCTGGAAATCACCACCGACGGTGTCCTGCGTTGCGAGCCCGGCGCGCGCCTCGGCGTGATCGAGCCGGAAGCCCGCAAGCACGGCTGGGAACTGCGCTGCCTGCCGTCCACCTGGGTCAAGAGCAGCCTGGGCGGATTTTTTTGCGGCGGCTCCGGCGGGGTCGGTTCCGTCACGTGGGGCGGCATCGCGTCTCCGGGCAACGTCAAGTCCGTCACCCTCATGACCTGCGAAGCCGGGCCCCGGCTCATCCGCCTCGAGGAGGCCGACTGCACCCGGGCGCTCCACACGTACGGAACCACCGGCTTTATGGTGGAGATCGAGATGCGGCTCGCCCCCAGGGTCGCCTGGGAGCAACTGGCCTTCGCCGGCGACGACTGGGACCGGCTCATCGACTGGACCGACGGCGTCGGCCGCGATGCCTCCGTGCGCAAGCGTCTCGTCACGATGTTCGAATCGCCGGTGCCTTCTTTTTTCAAGCCGCTGGGCAAATATTACCGGCCGGGCGAGCATGGCACGTTCCTGCTCGTCGAAAATACGCAGGCCGATGCCGTGGCGGCCGCCGCGCAGGCCGCCGGCATCCGGCTGGCGCACCGCATCCCGCTGGCCGATCCGCCCAAGCCTCCCTATTTCACCGACTACACGTGGAACCACACCACGCTCTGGGCGATGAAGGCCGATCCGGCGATCACGTATTTGCAATGTGGTTACGGGGATGAATTCCGCACCCGCATCAAGACGCTGCGTGAACGTTTCCCGGGAGAGATTCTCCAGCATCTCGAATGGGTGGCTTCGGGGGTCAGGTATATCGACGGCGACCCGCAGCGTATCACGGGGGACAACATTCGCGTGAGCGGCATCCCCCTCATCCGTTTTTCCACCGAAGAACGCCTGCGCGAGATCATCGACTGTTGCGCCGAAATCGGCGTCTTCGTGGCCAATCCGCACACCTTCAAACTCGAGGAAGGCGGCCGCCATCCCGACCTCGAGGCCAAGCGCGAACTCAAGGCCGAAGCCGATCCCGCCGGGCTGCTCAATCCCGGCAAGATGGCCTCGTACGCCAACAACCCGTTTGTCGAGCCGGCCGCCTGA
- a CDS encoding creatininase, giving the protein MNSALAFPSYRHRYLPGWTLDKIRTLSDKALVPVIVAVGAIEQHGPHLPVAVDSFLGQAWLTRIFAALPDSIPALAGPPVTVGKSNEHTGFPGTLIVSRDTLRLQVLAIARQLHAWGFRSLLVLNTHGGNTAVLTCTLREIEAGYEGMKAGFLTSGVRPDISAQEAAYGFHAAEVESSLLYALAPQYCRPEAAPCHYPARLEDPGRLRPEAAPATYAWASQDIAPLGVMGDATAATAEKGARWLDAITAGYVRRLTAHAAALRSP; this is encoded by the coding sequence ATGAACTCCGCCCTTGCCTTTCCCTCGTATCGCCACCGCTACCTGCCGGGCTGGACGCTCGACAAAATCCGCACCCTTTCCGACAAGGCGCTCGTGCCGGTGATCGTGGCCGTCGGCGCGATCGAACAACACGGGCCGCACCTGCCCGTGGCGGTGGATTCGTTTCTCGGCCAGGCGTGGCTGACCCGGATTTTTGCCGCGTTGCCCGATTCCATCCCGGCCTTGGCGGGCCCGCCTGTGACCGTCGGCAAGAGCAACGAGCACACCGGCTTTCCTGGCACCCTGATCGTATCCAGGGATACATTACGACTCCAGGTCCTGGCCATCGCCCGCCAGCTCCACGCGTGGGGTTTCCGTTCGCTGCTGGTGCTCAACACGCATGGCGGCAACACCGCCGTGCTCACCTGCACGCTGCGCGAGATTGAAGCCGGATACGAAGGCATGAAAGCCGGCTTCCTGACCTCGGGCGTCCGGCCTGACATCAGTGCCCAGGAAGCCGCATACGGATTTCACGCCGCCGAGGTCGAGTCGTCGCTGCTCTACGCGCTGGCGCCGCAGTACTGCCGGCCGGAGGCCGCGCCCTGCCATTATCCGGCGCGCCTGGAAGATCCCGGCCGGCTGCGTCCCGAAGCCGCGCCCGCCACTTACGCCTGGGCCTCGCAGGACATCGCGCCGCTCGGTGTCATGGGTGACGCCACCGCAGCCACGGCGGAGAAGGGCGCCCGCTGGCTCGACGCGATCACGGCCGGCTATGTCCGGCGCCTGACTGCTCACGCCGCCGCCTTGCGTTCTCCCTGA
- a CDS encoding sodium solute transporter family protein: MKLGLIDALVLMLYFVSQIAIGLYVGRKNKSTEQYFLAGKSFSGLVIGISFIGSVISSVTFMAMPADAFKTAWFRFIPAFTFPIVTLLAAWLLVPFFRRGTITSAYQYLALRFGSSISAYASVVFIVTQLLRTSMIAYLLSLLVGEITGWGFTNALLLVVGVTAIYTVKGGLSAVIWTDVIQAVVLLVGAFACITVALLNIPGGIVNVFTDGITHHKFSFYDFDQSTRTLVPTSWFGGFSEKSVLMIFFVGLMQYLNLQFDQSTVQRWCSSRSAEDARKSMFILGFGCIPVWALFQFLGICLFVYFLYHPAPLPSAILIGEEKAERILPYFIMHHLPVGIGGVVIAAAFAAAMSTLSACINVSSMVAIDDIYKKYIHPSASDRTRLVLGKSLSLIVSLFMIIGALLIHSLDVITLTDFLLAAGVIITIGIPSIFIAGMFTRCVGSVAIWIGVLSALALMLWVMLSNAGRIPDPVAIKIPAYYVSIIGNLLALAIALLASLFIKSEPRDLTNLTIWDQSRQPLE, encoded by the coding sequence ATGAAACTCGGTCTGATCGACGCCCTTGTCCTGATGCTTTATTTTGTGAGCCAGATCGCCATCGGGCTCTATGTCGGGAGGAAAAACAAATCTACCGAGCAATACTTCCTGGCAGGCAAGTCTTTCTCCGGGCTGGTCATCGGTATCAGCTTCATCGGCTCGGTCATCAGTTCGGTCACCTTCATGGCCATGCCCGCCGATGCCTTCAAGACGGCCTGGTTCCGGTTCATCCCTGCGTTTACCTTTCCCATCGTGACCTTGCTGGCAGCTTGGCTGCTGGTCCCCTTCTTTCGCCGCGGCACCATCACCTCCGCCTACCAATACCTCGCGTTGCGCTTTGGCAGCTCCATCTCCGCCTACGCCTCCGTCGTCTTTATCGTCACCCAGCTCCTGCGCACCAGCATGATCGCTTACCTGCTCTCGCTCCTCGTCGGCGAGATCACTGGCTGGGGCTTCACCAATGCCCTCCTTCTCGTTGTTGGTGTCACCGCTATTTATACAGTGAAAGGCGGACTGAGTGCCGTCATCTGGACCGACGTCATCCAGGCTGTCGTCCTTCTGGTCGGCGCCTTTGCTTGCATCACCGTCGCCCTCCTCAATATCCCTGGAGGCATCGTCAACGTCTTCACCGACGGCATCACTCACCACAAATTCTCCTTCTACGACTTCGATCAGAGCACCCGAACGCTTGTCCCCACCTCTTGGTTCGGCGGCTTTAGCGAAAAAAGCGTCCTGATGATCTTCTTTGTCGGGCTGATGCAGTACCTCAACCTCCAGTTCGACCAGTCCACCGTCCAGCGTTGGTGTTCGTCTAGGTCTGCCGAAGATGCCCGCAAATCCATGTTCATCCTCGGCTTCGGCTGCATCCCGGTCTGGGCTCTCTTCCAGTTCCTCGGCATCTGTCTGTTCGTCTACTTCCTTTATCACCCCGCGCCGCTACCCTCGGCCATCCTCATCGGAGAAGAGAAGGCCGAGCGTATCCTGCCCTACTTCATCATGCACCACCTGCCGGTGGGTATCGGCGGTGTGGTCATCGCTGCCGCCTTCGCGGCGGCTATGTCCACCCTCAGCGCCTGCATCAACGTTTCCAGTATGGTCGCTATCGACGACATCTACAAGAAATACATCCACCCCTCCGCTTCCGATCGTACACGATTGGTCCTCGGCAAAAGCCTCTCCCTCATCGTCTCCCTCTTCATGATCATCGGAGCACTTCTTATCCACAGCCTCGACGTCATCACTCTCACCGATTTCCTGCTGGCCGCCGGTGTCATCATCACTATCGGCATTCCCTCCATTTTCATCGCCGGCATGTTCACCCGCTGCGTTGGCTCCGTCGCCATCTGGATCGGCGTGCTCTCCGCCCTCGCCCTCATGCTCTGGGTCATGCTCAGCAATGCCGGTCGCATCCCCGATCCCGTTGCCATCAAGATTCCTGCCTACTACGTCTCGATCATCGGCAATCTCTTGGCTCTCGCCATTGCCCTCCTTGCCTCCCTTTTTATCAAATCCGAACCTCGTGATCTGACTAATCTCACAATTTGGGACCAGTCCCGGCAACCCCTCGAATAG
- a CDS encoding sialidase — MLPPTLDRRLPVVLAVLFWLLPAHVHGADLSASYAWKPMKIGGGGWVTGLDISPTEKDLVYVRTDVSGAYRWHADTSSWKQVVTPSSLPAGVLSYGNYGGVDSLVGAPSDPRIAYMAFAAKPYGGADGQIYKSTSRGDTWTATDFLRHKVKMEPNGEGRQEGERLAVDPANSDVVYFGSLDHGLWTTQDGGDTWTRVEAIPPGTPGHGVNTVVFDPASGVTRGKTGVLYVTVMEGGVYKTSDAGRTWTRISDSGPGNAGKPRDAAIGSDRTWYVVYDDLNGVAGSVWKYSPAGVWTDITPPPPEGGSKSWWAVAVNPADANQVVAMIHGGRCFVSNDQGATWSRHGFRLKSSKIHWQERQTNYFLSVGELAFDPFAPKPGRLWFAEGFGVWRAAIPSAATPDIEWHSASEGIEEACGNDVIAPPGGRPVAAMWDLGAFYFTDPDAYTAQKSHPGFMSAWALDWCPANPKFIAAVFRSHLDHVPQPNSSGYSTDGGRTWTRFAALENGAAPGDLEYGVIAVSANSPDKIVWSPTRGALPYYTADRGATWTRSSLGGATVTGHHAHHASLKPLCADRVLPDTFYLYTPQDGLFRSTDGGANFAQVGNPVPDRWNLTLKSTPGHAGHLWFADGAGGGLWRSTDGGVTWTAIAGLRQALNIGLGKARTPEGYPTLFVAGIQDGQHGIYRSTDEGQTWDKIGDWPLGITDWVDAMDGDKDVFGKVYVGFAGAGFAYGTTAAP; from the coding sequence ATGCTCCCCCCGACCCTCGATCGCCGCCTGCCCGTTGTTCTGGCCGTACTCTTCTGGCTGCTACCCGCTCACGTTCACGGAGCGGATCTGTCCGCTTCCTATGCGTGGAAACCCATGAAAATCGGCGGCGGGGGGTGGGTGACAGGCCTGGACATCAGCCCGACGGAAAAAGACCTCGTCTATGTGCGCACCGACGTGTCGGGCGCGTATCGGTGGCATGCGGACACCTCCTCGTGGAAACAGGTGGTCACCCCCTCCAGCCTGCCCGCGGGTGTGCTGTCGTACGGGAACTACGGCGGCGTGGACAGCCTGGTGGGCGCGCCTTCCGACCCCCGCATCGCGTACATGGCCTTTGCCGCCAAACCCTACGGCGGGGCCGACGGACAGATCTACAAGAGCACCAGCCGGGGCGACACCTGGACCGCCACCGATTTCCTCCGGCACAAGGTCAAGATGGAGCCCAACGGCGAGGGCCGGCAGGAAGGCGAACGCCTGGCCGTGGACCCCGCCAACAGCGACGTGGTTTACTTCGGTTCCCTCGACCACGGCCTGTGGACCACGCAGGACGGCGGCGACACGTGGACCCGGGTGGAAGCCATCCCGCCCGGCACGCCCGGACACGGCGTCAACACGGTCGTCTTCGATCCGGCCTCCGGCGTCACCCGGGGGAAAACCGGCGTGCTCTACGTCACCGTCATGGAAGGCGGCGTCTACAAAACCTCCGACGCCGGCCGCACCTGGACCCGGATCTCCGACAGCGGTCCGGGCAACGCGGGCAAGCCGCGCGATGCGGCCATCGGGTCCGACCGCACCTGGTATGTCGTTTACGACGACCTGAACGGCGTGGCCGGCTCCGTCTGGAAATATTCACCCGCCGGGGTCTGGACCGACATCACGCCTCCGCCTCCGGAAGGAGGCAGCAAATCCTGGTGGGCGGTGGCGGTAAACCCGGCTGACGCCAATCAGGTGGTCGCCATGATCCATGGCGGACGTTGTTTTGTCTCCAACGATCAGGGAGCCACCTGGAGCCGGCACGGTTTTCGCCTCAAAAGCTCAAAAATCCACTGGCAGGAGCGGCAGACCAACTACTTTCTCAGCGTGGGCGAACTCGCCTTCGATCCCTTTGCTCCCAAGCCCGGCCGGCTCTGGTTTGCCGAAGGCTTCGGCGTCTGGCGGGCCGCGATTCCATCGGCGGCCACTCCCGACATCGAGTGGCACTCCGCCAGCGAAGGCATCGAGGAAGCGTGCGGCAACGACGTGATCGCGCCGCCCGGCGGCCGGCCCGTCGCTGCCATGTGGGACCTCGGCGCCTTTTATTTCACCGATCCCGATGCTTACACCGCCCAAAAGTCCCACCCCGGTTTCATGTCCGCCTGGGCGCTCGACTGGTGCCCGGCCAACCCGAAGTTTATCGCCGCCGTTTTCCGCAGTCACCTCGATCATGTGCCGCAGCCCAATTCCAGCGGCTACTCGACGGACGGAGGCCGGACATGGACCCGGTTTGCCGCCCTGGAAAACGGCGCCGCGCCCGGCGATCTGGAATACGGTGTCATTGCCGTTTCCGCCAACAGTCCGGACAAAATCGTCTGGTCCCCCACACGCGGAGCCCTGCCGTACTACACCGCGGATCGCGGCGCGACCTGGACGCGCTCCTCGCTCGGCGGCGCGACCGTCACGGGCCATCACGCGCACCACGCGTCGCTGAAACCCCTCTGCGCGGACCGTGTCCTGCCCGACACGTTTTATCTCTACACCCCGCAGGACGGGCTCTTTCGCTCGACCGACGGCGGCGCGAATTTCGCCCAGGTCGGCAACCCGGTCCCGGACCGGTGGAACCTCACCCTGAAATCCACCCCCGGACACGCCGGGCATCTCTGGTTTGCGGACGGCGCCGGCGGCGGCCTGTGGCGCTCGACCGACGGCGGCGTCACCTGGACCGCGATTGCCGGGCTCCGGCAAGCCCTCAACATCGGCCTCGGCAAGGCGCGGACGCCGGAGGGTTATCCGACCCTGTTCGTGGCGGGCATCCAGGATGGGCAGCACGGCATTTATCGCTCCACCGACGAAGGGCAGACCTGGGACAAGATCGGCGACTGGCCCCTGGGCATCACCGATTGGGTGGATGCCATGGATGGCGACAAGGATGTCTTCGGCAAAGTGTATGTCGGTTTTGCCGGCGCCGGTTTCGCTTATGGAACGACCGCCGCGCCCTGA
- a CDS encoding ABC transporter permease has product MSKYKLDSFLPALSAAGIIGAWYLVRVVMPVEQHFLLPAPHQVLQAFADKGPALWSAVLNTGKGAVIGFASAVALSFVIALFLSLSARIRASFYPMLMVLQMTPIIVLAPILILWVGPGLKCVAIITFLICFFPMVVNTTQGLVSTDRNLVDFFTMCSASRRQEIFWLRVPSALPYFFTGLRIAATLAPIGAIVGDLYAGNAAGGQGGLGFLTIVYSSQFQMGALFATAIVSCLLGFVFVSIVLSLSWLTLHKWHDSYRKES; this is encoded by the coding sequence ATGAGCAAATACAAGCTCGATTCCTTCCTCCCCGCCCTCTCCGCCGCCGGCATCATCGGCGCGTGGTACCTCGTCCGGGTGGTCATGCCCGTGGAGCAGCATTTCCTCCTCCCGGCGCCGCACCAGGTCCTGCAGGCCTTCGCCGACAAAGGCCCCGCCCTCTGGAGCGCCGTGCTCAACACCGGCAAAGGCGCCGTCATCGGCTTCGCGTCGGCGGTGGCGCTGAGCTTCGTCATCGCGCTTTTCCTGTCCCTCTCCGCGCGCATCCGCGCCAGTTTTTATCCCATGCTCATGGTGCTGCAGATGACGCCCATCATCGTGCTGGCGCCCATCCTCATCCTCTGGGTGGGGCCGGGGCTCAAGTGCGTCGCCATCATCACGTTCCTCATCTGTTTTTTCCCGATGGTGGTCAACACCACCCAGGGGCTCGTCTCGACGGACCGGAATCTGGTCGATTTTTTCACCATGTGCTCGGCCAGCCGCAGACAGGAAATCTTCTGGCTGCGCGTGCCGTCGGCGCTCCCGTACTTTTTCACCGGCCTGCGCATCGCGGCCACGCTCGCTCCCATCGGCGCGATCGTCGGGGATCTCTACGCCGGCAACGCCGCCGGCGGCCAGGGGGGGCTGGGGTTTCTCACCATCGTTTACAGTTCGCAATTCCAGATGGGCGCGCTCTTCGCCACCGCCATCGTGAGCTGCCTGCTCGGCTTTGTCTTCGTGAGCATCGTGCTCAGCCTGAGCTGGCTGACGCTGCACAAGTGGCACGACAGCTATCGCAAGGAAAGTTAG